A segment of the Anguilla anguilla isolate fAngAng1 chromosome 6, fAngAng1.pri, whole genome shotgun sequence genome:
CTGAGTTGAAGcgttatttgttttcttattattCATAATAGGCTTATACACACTTAAAACGAGAATTCATTTATTGGGTTATAGCCAGTCTTGGCAAGAAACAGTAGTTCTCAGTGAAGAAGCTAGCGGAGATAAGATTTCAATGCGGCAAGACacgcaaaacatttttaaatgttaatctAACAGACCTATAAGGCTTCTCGATAAACGAACAACAGTGAATAAAGTgcagtttttatgttttacttcatacattaaatgtgtaatttaattACTTATCAGTAGTTGGAAAGGGGTTCATTTTGGCCAGTTAAAGTCGTTTAGACCTTAACCCAAAATAAGTCAAGGTCAGTACTAAAAGGCCACTTTGAATTAACAAAAGGCATTTTTGTAGTCCAGAATTCCTTTTAAAAAGCTCAAGGCACGCTTTATGGTCACCCACCATCCAACACCTACAGTAGATCCAGGATGCAGTGCTgttgatatatttttatgtaaatatgaacTAAATATTCTTgagaacaaatattttttccatttggtaCTTTCTCTGGGACATAAATCTTTGTACCATATAGCTACAACTACTTGTACAGTGTTACAGGTATTTTTAGCCAGCTAAAGATGTTCCCCACTCATAAAAATTTGGCATTGAAAATGGCACATAAATCATGAAATATGTTTATACATTAATGTTTAATGTCTAATCCAATGCAAATTACCTAATTAACTATCATTCTTCATAAGTTCATAAGTAAATTCAGTTCTTAATTTTAAAGAGTTCTCAAAATTTGCCTAGCCTACAGCAATACATATCAAGTCTTGCGTCTACAGCAATATATAATTGCATATACTGCTTTAAATCTTGTAAAATTAAGTGCTATGTTACATTATCGATTTTAGGatagaaaaaaatacaaccaGAACCTTACATTGTGCTTTGCGTATTTTATTCatcaccctcctctccctgcaccCACCCCCATAATACATTTAACACTAAATAACCAAATTTGGATATCATGTTAACAtgattacagtttaaaaaaaaaaattaaaaaaaaaaaaacagtgcaggaATATCAATGATCAAAAACCCAGAACTACATTCAAACCTCTCCAAAATTCCCCAGAGTTCAGAAATACACTTGATCAGATGTGTGCTGCAGCAAGTGAGCCCTTTGGGAGCCATGAGCCAGCTTCTAAAGCAGCGTTATCGAGTGCCTTCCCACACATTTTACAAACAGTCTTCCATTTATAGCATTAATCCTTTATGAGCTGCCAGCCATGTCAGGGAAGCATCCGAGGCATTGCTTCGTACTTTGGTTGGgcggtgatggtggtggtggtgctgtttCTACGAAGGCACAGTTGCTGAAGAccgagaacacacacaggatagAGGAGAGCATTTCATATAACGAATTCTAAGAAAACACTCCAAATTACGTCTCGGCTTTGAACATTAGCAATAAAATTGGTatgctttacatttatttcttgtggagacagaaaatgtacagtaagaCTTGTTGAAGGCCAAGAGTGATCAACAACCTTAGAGGAACCAAGGCCTAAATTGAATAATGAAGTAGAACAGGGCCTGCCTTAAGGAGGTTCACCACTGAAACCCACACAATAGAGAACCACATTATTTACATCAAATTTATACAgcataatttataaatacatttatatgtataaattAGAAAGAAATACACAAACTAACACAATCCGCTATCTTGCTTAAActagtgttttcattttttttttttttttttaaatgccagtcCGAATAATTTTTCTTCTTATGTATTTGGTAAAAGAAATCAGATGATCTCAAAGGCACTGCAGCATTTCAAGAGTTAAAAATTTTCCATCCCTGCAATTCTGTCCAGACCAATTCTGCCAATTCCCCTTTCCAACTTCTCTCTGCACAACATCTAATCAGATATAAATTAAGACACATTTGCAACGAAATTAAGTTCCAGCTACAAAACAAGTTCCATAGTGTATGTTGAACGTTACTATTATCACCAGTttacaatatttcaaataaattaaggcTTAATAGAGGTTCATttccgggggtggggggggggacctttTTCCAAGTAAAGAGCACCCAAACATATTAAACAATTTCCTTTTTACATCTGTTCCAACCACACTGTCGAAGCATACAATATACAtcccataataataaatacacatttcgtGTGGTCAGAGCCAGATCCAAACCCCTCTGCTTGAACGGACACCGGGATCCATCTCTATAACAAGGCCACACATGCCCCGCCACGTGCTGGACCTCAAAGAGCGGAAGACCCAACCATGTGCCACCCATGGCCTAAAAAAACGGTCTTCCCTGTCCTATAATAACCTGGAGATACACCCTGTCGTATCACGCATCAGCAGTGACACGAGAAAAAGTTGGTAGCACGCGCGGCGTACGTGTCTACACATACACCAGGTCGCGCCCCTGAGCCCCCCGTCCAGGCTCCTGCCCTCCCTGGCCCTCCCTCGGGCCCTCCAGGTCGGGGTCGTCCTCGTCGTAGCCCTCGTACTCGATGGGCTTGGGGGAGCTGTAGGGGTGGCCGTTGTCGTCGAAGAAGCGGCGGAAGGTGAACTCGTAGAAGGCGTGCTCGGGGTGCTTGCCGTTCTTGTACCAGCCGTTGAGCGTGTCGTTGTGGTTGCCCTCGCCGTCGTCGTCGCTGCTCCACAGCTTGTCGGGGTCGACGGGGTCGAAGTTGGAGGTGTCGGTGCAGTGGGCGATCTTGGGGATGTAAGGGGCGGGCTTCTGCTGCTGCCGCAGGTCGCTGGAGAAGTCGATGGCCTTGAAGAAGGGCTGCACCTTGATCTCGTCTGCCCCGTTCTTCCCCAGCCGGTCCTCCGGGCCCCGGCACAGTTTGACGATCAGGTCAGACGCCTCGGGGCTCAGCTTGGCCTGCGGAGGTATGTGCAGGCTGGTCTGCCATTTGGTCACCTAGGGACATTGCgaacaacaaaaaccaacagtCACTACTCAGGCAGGAAGAGGAATGACACAAGTCTCGCCACCCAATCAGGAGGCAGGGAATCGGTACAGTAGCAACAATCAGAATTACCTTGATTTGTGTTTCCAGGGGCGTTGTTGCTAGGAAAGGGGGCTGTCCTACTAACATTTCATACAGAATGACTCCAacactccaccaatcacagagctgggTATAACCTAGGAGAAAGAGTAAGTTCAATacaagcccaaaaaaaaaacctcatatttttattatcaggGTTCCCACTGCTTCGAAGACATTATTTTCCAGTacatttccaggacattttaaGCACAATGTCCTGGAAATGCCCTAAAAGGTTAtgctaaaaatgttttccaggcCAACTAATTGTTTTTCCAAGATATTTAGCCAATTTTCCATGGCTTTTCCATGACTGAAAAACTGCATCAAAACAGTTCAGGTTTTCCAGGGGGCATGGGAACCCTTACTATAACTCAAAGATGACGAATACACCGTGCAGACTCAGGTCCTgtctgaggaagagcaggacgGCGCAGGCTTACCGGTGCGGAGCAGGACCTCGGGGGCGATGTAGTTTGGCGTGCCGACGAGCGAGTGGGCCAGGCAACGCTGGTGCTGCCGCGCCGCCCGTCGCTCCAGAGGCTTCAGCCGGTCTCCGCAGCGACAGTTGGGCGAGTCCTCCCACTCCTTGCTGAAGTCCATGCTGTCCTGCCGGATGTGGTCACCTGGGGGCCAAGGCGGAGCACTGGCTTTACAAGGCAGTGTAATGACTGTCACCATACACAAGCGTCCAATCATGCTGCACTTTAAATGATCCGACCAATCAACTGACATCcatgtcaccatggcaacaaggATTTAACAGGCCGAGGCACATAAAAAGCTTCTAGGctgcttttattaaaaataaaagctcaaGAAAGTGGGTGGGTACAATTATAAATCAATCTTTATGAAATAATGAGTTGCTGCATGATTGATGCATTTCTCCAGGCATTCATTTCAAGCTAGGCCTTTTGATCCATGTTTAACCATCATATTCCGATCATGTTTCAGAGAACTCCTCTAGTCTTTGATGTCTACTCCTCTAAGTATCGTCAGTGTATGTTCAATAAAGAGAAATCCTGCAATGGGTACAACTTGAAATGGGGGGATCCCTAACATCAATATGTTTTTATGGAGTCAAATCAGACCAGAACAGCAGTGACCAAATAAACAGGAATGAGTTACATTCTTTGCTACATGTTTATGGCAGATTGACTGTGATGATAAGCCTTATTATTGAGCCTTATGACCAATAAAAGCAGCAATACCTACATTCCTGCAAGCAGTCACTTGACCTTAGAACTCCATTAACCTCTTTGATGAATGAAGGAGAACAATGTCTTCTTTTACTGCAATCATACTTTCACTGCTCTATAGGGTAAGGTCTACATgcaaagtaatcaaacagcattCCTCCTCAGCAACACTGTTCAGTTGTGTGCACCACTAGCGTATGAAAGAAAGACTTGAGACTGAAAGACTAATAACATGACCCTGATGAGGGGGAAACCCCCCACCACTCATAAGTCAGGGAAAGACCCATTATCAGCTGATGGGTAAAATCACTCCCGCAGAAAGAAACAGGCGCTCACCGCTCTGGTAGTACTTGGAGTCGTGGGTCCAGCGGAAGCCGGTGCAGAGGCCGAAGTCGGTGAGCTTGATGTGGCCGTCCCGGTCGATGAGGATGTTGTCGGGCTTGATGTCGCGGTGGATGAAGCCCATCTTGTGCACGCTCTCCACGGCGCACGTGAGCTCGGCGATGTAGAACTGGGCCAGCTCCTCGGGGAAGATGCCCAGGCGGATCAGGAGGCTCATCATGTCCCCGCCCGGGATGTAGTCCATGACGAAGTACAGGCTGTCCTTGTCCTGGAAGGAGTAGTAGAGGCGCACCACCCACTCGTTGTCGGCCTCCGCCAGGATGTCCCTCTCGGCCTTGACGTGGGCCACCTGGTTCCTCAGGAGCACGTCCTTCTTGCGCAGCGTCTTCATGGCGTAGAGCGCGTTGGTGTCAACCTTGCGCGCCAGGCAGACCTCGCCGAAGGCGCCCACGCCCAGCGTCTTGATCTTGACGAACATGGACTTGTCCATCTTGGCCCGCTTCAGCCGGATGTAGTTGGACTCCTTCTGGCACAGCATCATGCGCATCTGCTCCTGGGCCTCGCCCGAGAGGCCCACCTGCACAGGACGCACACAGCGTGAGGCAGGCGGGGTCAGCCATCTTGGCAAGGCGAGCGGGGTCAGCCTGGGCCTCTGCGCCGCTCGACCTCCCCGAACCCTCCAGTACCACAAACCGCACCAAGCTCACACGGCACACGCCCCAGAGAACATGAAACCCGCGCCACAATTGAGAGTCAGCCATCTCAAACCGTGGAGGCGAGAAGGTTAGGTATAATGCCACTGGTGGGCAGGGAGAAAAGTTTCAATTTTGCAAAAGGATGTTGTCAGACAACTATATGCACCATCTTCTTCCCTGATTTAAAAAGAAGTTAAGCGAACGACTGATCCTTTTCAGTTAACACCTCACATTCCTTCCTGCCCTATATGTTCTGCAACATCCATAACAACTATTCTTGGCAATATTCCAAATTGTGCCTTTCTGCAGGACTACTGCGAGCCAAATTCTAAACACAGAGTACTAAGAATGTTATTACTTAGAAGTAtttgcaaacaaaatattttagattCAATCGTGTATGGCAGAAAACATCCATGCAATATTCCAATGGACAGACATCTCATTAGTGAGCAATAGGCAATGgtttaaaacatgcattcataaaCATCGTCAGTGAAGTACAGTACAAACAGAGCGAGTACGACCATGCTGAAAAACATGAGAAGGCTTcatgcagttcatttaaaattaacttTCCGTCAACAATGGCTTACTTGGTCACTGAACTGTGGAGACTACTCGGGTCACAGTGCTTCAGATACCTTTACCTTCTAAACCAGCTGTTAGTGAGAGTgaagaagaagaggggaaaaaaagctcagGACAGAAGAGGAAAACAAAGCTAGGACAGAGAGTTCCATACATTTTAAGAGTAGTTCTAAATAAAGAACTGAAACGATTAAGAAAAGATGAAGGACAGATTTGCTGAAAGATCGAAGGAGCGCTAAAAACTAACCAAACtaatttcacagaaaattcCTCAAATTTTCCAACTCATCATCAAATATAAAAGACTATCTGTGAacatggagaggagagaagggaaggttATTTAACATGGTGAAGGCCTACACAGACCTCAGCAGTCAagagcagagctgcccaacccagTTCTTGGAGATCCAGCATCCTGTTggtcttcatttcaaccttaataTAGCACACCTGATCTATCAATCTATCTATTAGatcagctcaacaagatctcaaGCCATTTATTGAGGTTtggtttgttagggttgaaatgaaaacctacaggttgGTAGACCTCCGGGAACacggttgggcagccctggtctaaaCAGACGGTCCCAGATACACTTCCACCGCACGGGAGGGCGGGGACAGTGGCGCTCGCGGTTCTCTCACCCTCTGCATCTCACTCTCCAGCTGCTTTTTGCGGCGGATCCTCTGCTGGTGGTTCTTCAGGATGTTCTCCACGTGCTGCTCCATGAAGAACTTGAAGGCCTGCGGGGAATAGAGCGGGACGCGTCGCTCCTCGTCCTTCTTGTTCCGCCGCACGGGCACCGGGGACGTGGTTATCTGCTTCTTCTCCCGGTCTGTTGCTGgtgccgcccccgccgccccgccctcAGGACCCTCCGACCGGTCGCCGGTGCCGCCTCCactccccccgcctcccccggcTTCCTCCTCCGCCGGCTCCTCCTTCCCGCCGCCATTCTTGGGGGTGGGATCGTAGGCCGGGGCGGGCTGCGGGAGGAGGCGTTTggggtaggggggcggggggccctGGTAGCCAGGCACTTCGGGCATGACGGCGATCTGCGGCATCGGGGCGGGTCCCTCCTGGTAGGGGCCCTGAGAgggtggctgctgctgctgttgctgttgctgttgctgctgctgctgctgcatccagggggggtgggtgggggccaCGGCGGTGTGCAGCTCTGGCTTCTGCACCCTCATGCTCTTGACGGGCTGCAGGATGGGGGCCTGGGTGATGGCCGTCACCGTGGTGGCCGAGGGCTGGGAGCTGGCCGGGTGGCCCTGCCGGCCGCTCAGCTGGTGGCTGTTGAAGGAGTTGGAGCGGACGGGGATGTTGTGCGGCCACGAGGGCGGGGCCTCGGGGGAGGGCTGGGGCCAGGACGGGGGCAGGCCGGGGACGCTCAGGTTGTACAGGTCCAGGTTGTGGCTGCTGCGGTTGGGCACCAGCATGGACTGGGGGAGGTTCCCGCCACTGACGTAGGAGGGGGAAGACGCGGGGCCACCCGCCTGCATCTGCAGGGCCGTGGGGCTCTGCCGGCTGCCCTGGTTCATGGGGtacgggggcgggggctggcgCCCACCTCCGCCGCTCAGGGCCACATTCTGGTGCCCCATGTAGTCCGGCTGCCCCGAGCCGCCCTGGGGCCAGCTGGGGGGAAAGCTGAACTTGTTGCCCCCGGAGCTGGGCATGATAATAGGCTGGCGACCCACCAGAACCGGACTGATGCCCCTCTGGttctgggaggagggggcggagtatCCTTCGGACCAGGATCCCGGTGGGACAGGAGAGGTGCGGGGCACCAGGAAGTCCATGTTGCCGGAGAAGCGCTTGGTGGAGGGGTTGGTCTCCCATGACGGCGGGGGTGGGGTCGTGCCTCTGTTTGGGGGAGGCGTGACGCTGCGCacctgggggggcaggggagggttCACCCTCTGACCGTTTCCGGGGTGACCCTGAGCGAAGGCTGGGGGTGCCCGTCCTGCCATGTCCCCCTGGGAACCTTGGCTGTCGGGGTGGTACATCATTCCATCCACCACAAGGTGCCCGTGCCTCTGGGAAACCAAGGACTCCTTGGAGCCCTTCAGGCTCGGCTTCCTCAGCACAGGCTGCTGGATGTGGGCTGTACCTGGTCCACAGGGAACATACAGTAATCACACCATAACACAGAACTGATTAATCATTTTGAGAACGGCTATACTAAAGCATAAAAAGAAAGTATGTTAAGGACGAGGTGCTCATCAAATATTGAATACTGTGtattcagaaatgcacaaatttTTCCATAGTGTTCCCGCAGTTGACAAATGATATTCGTAAGTTATTTGGAAAATCAGAAAAGCAGAAAGTGAGGATTAAGAAGTAATTAGCTGCacataaaaaacactttttactCCAACACACTGACAGATGTGTTTTAATGGATAACCGCCTCTCTTTGCATACCCCTAACAAGACATAACACAAATCTATGCGTGTGAGGTCTAATCATGCAAAATCTCACCCGTTAAAATATATGTTACACACAGGAGCTGGGCAAGTGTATGACtgctaaacaaaaaacaaaaaacgggTTCAGAAGGCATAGGCCCTCGACATTGTGCAACAGCAGGTTTCCGCGGAAACCCGGAGCGAACGGCCGCAGGGCCGAGCCGGGAGTCCCGAGGGACGGACACCTACAGGGTGCTTTCATTCCCGCGTTGACGGGCCGGGCGGCCGCGGCCACCATCTGCTCCCTCCACGGGTCCTGGTAGCTCATCTTACTGATGTACTCGATGGCCGCCTCCACGCTGCAGCTGTTGGTCTGCTTCAGGGCGCGGATCACCATCTCCTGCGTGGACGGCGTtcgcaaaaaacaaaaaaaaacaaatgcaaggaGTGAAGGGGAAGGGATCGCGTTACCTCCGACACTGCAACGTCATCAACGTTCCTTTCAAAAACCCATTACGACCGCCTGTTCTGAAAAGACTTGCATCAAGATGTCACAAAAGAAGGCAGGGGTTCTCACTAAACTTACACTGCCATAcgatttaaaaacatttgataaaatactttctaaaaaaagaaaaaaaaagtttttaggCGTGTTGCTGCTTTAATTGTATATGAAAGGATTAAAATGAAGTACAGGAAATTACCTCATGACTGTTGTCATAAATACCTTTACTATGCGACAATGACATCCTGAGCACGATAACAATGCCAAATCTAGCCATTCCACATACCAGCGTTTGCATATTTCAAATCTTACAAAACAAGGCACACACTACAGAACCACCTACAACATTTGCCACCGTCTCTCAAGAGTCAATAACTGTATTAAATCCAGGTGAAACTAACAATCAAAATTATTAATAACCAACAAGTCCAgaggtttttattcattttgaagttCCAATGCCAGCAAATTTTGACTCTGAAGCAACAATAACTATTGATCTAGTTGCATGTCCTTCTTAATCAGACAAGTTTCCATGGGAGATTTCCATCTAGAGCTACTGTCAAAGCCGTTTAATGTTTTACTACTTCATCTGCTTGAAACAGTACGACCTTTTGACAGATGGAAGTCCTGAACAACTATTCTGATCCTTGTTCtctatttgtatttgaaaatgaatgaggcCTGGAGGACAATTCTAAAGGAACACAACAATTTAGGGATACACCAGGAATACAAAATGggcaattaattattatcaatagTAAATAAATTCCAAAAGGAAGAGAGTAGAAGCAGAGGCGGGTGCGTAGGGGTACAGTTCCTTACCTCCTCAAAGCCTGCGttctgcagctccagcagcatCTGCTTGTTGACCTCCGTGCCGCGGGCGGACGAGCTGGGCTCGTTGGCGAAGGGCATCAGGGACTTGCGGATCTCCTGCAGGGCCTTGTGGTAGGGGTGCTTGGGGTTGCTGGTCCGGCCCTGCTGCCTGACGTCCTCGGCCGGCGCCTTCCCGGCCCCAGGGCCCGGGTCCATCTTGGCAGGGTCCGAGGGCCGGGAGAGGTTCCGCAGGCTCTCCCGGATCTCCTGCAGCATCTGCTGACTGCTGCCACTGTAGTTGCTGGCGGGAAAGGTCTTGGGTCGCATCTGTCGGTATCCTTCGggtttctcccctctcttcatGTAAGAACATGTATGTGGACAGgcaggggagaaagggggggcagcagcaggTTTGTCTCCAGCGGCAGGTTTGTCTCCAGAGACAGGGTGTCAAACTGTCCAATTCGTGTAGCCCGGTTCCTTCTCACATCTGCGTACTCCACTCTGGTCAATACATCTGAGGGAAgagaatacaaaatataatgaataagaggctgaattaaaaaaaaaaaataataataagctcTATTCAACATTTCGTTGACTACCTATGCTACCCCAGGTTCAACGATATATTCCATTCTTGTCAAAAACACACCTAATCTTTCATTAAATGTACCCAAAGCCTCGGTCAAGAAGGCTATGATCTGTACATGGTtacattcagatttttttactCAAAACCTTTTAAGTTTCGAATGCAAAGTCCTTGACGACAAGTAGACAAGATTCCGTTTAAACGCCCATTTACGACATCTACAATTAGATGAGCATGTAGACACCGACAGTAACCGTAGTACTCAATTTGTCAGTCAATTTTCAAATCTTATTTTAATAGCTAGCCATCTGAACAAATTGTAAAGTAACGTCAGGTAAGGTTAGTTATCCTTTCTCGCACTGCTTTTGAGAATCACTTAAACCTAACGCTATACACGTTCAGATGACACACTGCAGAATGCAAAACAACTAGTTACGTTAGATAACAACCTAACTTACCATAATACAAGGAAAAAGTTTGTGACAACCTAACATCTACATTAACCTAACTAATATGAAATTTAATAATTAACCGCGTTAAGTCGATTTTAAGCAGCCAGTATTTCACGCAAGCACTACCTAGCTggctaacaacaacaacactatCTTATTTGTTTAACCTTGTCTAGCGAGGGAAGTTACCAGACTAGAAAACAAGGAACAGTTTGCTCAAAATCATTACGGGACTTGTTATacgtaacaaacaaaaaacccaccAAAACAAGATAAACGCCCCCACCGATTCGCGGGGCTATCCCTAAACTATGTAGTCTGCTAACAAACGAGGCTTCTCCATCTTGTCCAAGGCCCGTCCTGCCTGATAACGCTGTAGGCTATTGCTAGCTATATGGCCTAGTTTAGCTAGGTGCGGTCATAAAGTTCCAGacgctagccagctagctaacgttagcccgCTCGCCGGCTAAGGCTAGCCAGCCAATTGGGTTGTCAACATCACTAACGTTAGTTCCCAAATGTTTTTAGATCTGAAAGGAAGAGTCCCTTGGAAATTGAATTTTCTTAGTTTTACAGTTCCAGATCCGGATCGTAATGCCAGGTATGACTAAAGTTTTCAATCGAGACGACAAGGGGCCTGCGATATTCAGTAAgcttgctaatgttagctggctTCAGCCAGCTACGGACACTTCACAAAGCACTTACCCACAGTCTCTGGATTCTATTTCATTGCTAGACTCCAAGCCACTGAAACGAGCTGTAAATCGCGTAGATTAATTTCTTCAGTATCGTGTTAATTTCTTAACAGATCATTTGCGTTCACACTTTCATTCTTTCCCGTGCAGCTTGGAAATTGAAGTCTGTCAGACAGGTTGCCCGGATGTATGGATCTTTTCCCCCATTTCCCAGCAACCCCCGCAAGATAGAAACAGGACGAGTTACTTTTCTTGTTGTTCACATGGTTTGGGTCGGAGCTGCTTTGTAGGTAGAATACTTAAAGATACGAAGACTCAAATGTGTCTTGATTATACTGAAGGcagtccatatttttttctaatatttttctACGATCTCTTCAAAACgaaaatactttaaatgtaaatgacaaaACTATAACAAAGTATACATTTGTCCCGGGTTTACACTTTCTagcaataaagaaaaagaatgtaGGCTAATAGTATCAATACCCTTGAAAACCAAGCACCATCTGGATATGGCTTACATCAATTTGCTGTATTATAACCATGCATACGATTTGTAACAACTTGTCTCCTTTAATTTACAAGCACAAGTGGTGTAATAAACGGGTTTAGGATAAGATATTAAGAATTCATGAGAATTGTATTGTACCATTTGTCAATGGAAATAGTAtatctgtcaaataaaataaaaatctaatcaaatatttaatatgaaatatcaaatatttcatattaaaaatacaa
Coding sequences within it:
- the lats1 gene encoding serine/threonine-protein kinase LATS1, producing the protein MKRGEKPEGYRQMRPKTFPASNYSGSSQQMLQEIRESLRNLSRPSDPAKMDPGPGAGKAPAEDVRQQGRTSNPKHPYHKALQEIRKSLMPFANEPSSSARGTEVNKQMLLELQNAGFEEEMVIRALKQTNSCSVEAAIEYISKMSYQDPWREQMVAAAARPVNAGMKAPCTAHIQQPVLRKPSLKGSKESLVSQRHGHLVVDGMMYHPDSQGSQGDMAGRAPPAFAQGHPGNGQRVNPPLPPQVRSVTPPPNRGTTPPPPSWETNPSTKRFSGNMDFLVPRTSPVPPGSWSEGYSAPSSQNQRGISPVLVGRQPIIMPSSGGNKFSFPPSWPQGGSGQPDYMGHQNVALSGGGGRQPPPPYPMNQGSRQSPTALQMQAGGPASSPSYVSGGNLPQSMLVPNRSSHNLDLYNLSVPGLPPSWPQPSPEAPPSWPHNIPVRSNSFNSHQLSGRQGHPASSQPSATTVTAITQAPILQPVKSMRVQKPELHTAVAPTHPPWMQQQQQQQQQQQQQQPPSQGPYQEGPAPMPQIAVMPEVPGYQGPPPPYPKRLLPQPAPAYDPTPKNGGGKEEPAEEEAGGGGGSGGGTGDRSEGPEGGAAGAAPATDREKKQITTSPVPVRRNKKDEERRVPLYSPQAFKFFMEQHVENILKNHQQRIRRKKQLESEMQRVGLSGEAQEQMRMMLCQKESNYIRLKRAKMDKSMFVKIKTLGVGAFGEVCLARKVDTNALYAMKTLRKKDVLLRNQVAHVKAERDILAEADNEWVVRLYYSFQDKDSLYFVMDYIPGGDMMSLLIRLGIFPEELAQFYIAELTCAVESVHKMGFIHRDIKPDNILIDRDGHIKLTDFGLCTGFRWTHDSKYYQSGDHIRQDSMDFSKEWEDSPNCRCGDRLKPLERRAARQHQRCLAHSLVGTPNYIAPEVLLRTGYTQLCDWWSVGVILYEMLVGQPPFLATTPLETQIKVTKWQTSLHIPPQAKLSPEASDLIVKLCRGPEDRLGKNGADEIKVQPFFKAIDFSSDLRQQQKPAPYIPKIAHCTDTSNFDPVDPDKLWSSDDDGEGNHNDTLNGWYKNGKHPEHAFYEFTFRRFFDDNGHPYSSPKPIEYEGYDEDDPDLEGPREGQGGQEPGRGAQGRDLVYV